The following coding sequences are from one Humulus lupulus chromosome X, drHumLupu1.1, whole genome shotgun sequence window:
- the LOC133806490 gene encoding uncharacterized protein LOC133806490 — translation MNPASVTEEQIKLRAFPFSLKDSAKEWLYYLPPGTVETWNTMKTLFLERYFPASKVGSIRKEICGIRQAVGESLYDYWERFKRLCASCPHHQISEQLLIQYFYEGLLPLDRSMIDAASGGALVDKTPTAARSLISNMAANSQQFGIRQDPVPPPKSANEVSTPNANQLGQQLAQLTAVVQQLALGQQVRPCGICQLVGHSTDACPTLFEVSTEEANAIGGFPGQPRLRYNPYSNTYNEGWRDHPNLRYGNQQAAQPGPNMPPGFTYQPRPPQNYAHRPPPPAPTQSQGSSIEDLIKALASNTIQFQQQTQASLKNLENTMGQIATSLSRGETQNTGKLLSQAEKNPRENASAVTLRSGTSYDPPKVPSPPPVPNTPPPPTNDNDPPITASLPKPTVTSHITPPPFPSRLRKSKKEESEKEILETFRKVEVNIPLLDAIKQVPRYAKFLKELCTNKRKLKGDEKKRG, via the exons ATGAACCCAGCCTCAGTGACAGAAGAACAAATAAAACTCCgagcttttcctttctctctAAAGGATTCAGCAAAGGAGTGGTTGTATTATCTCCCCCCTGGTACTGTGGAGACCTGGAACACTATGAAGACCTTGTTTTTGGAGCGGTATTTTCCAGCGTCTAAAGTGGGGAGTATAAGGAAAGAAATTTGTGGCATCAGGCAGGCTGTGGGAGAATCACTCTATGATTACTGGGAGCGCTTTAAGCGGTTGTGTGCTAGTTGTCCTCACCATCAGATCAGTGAGCAACTATTAATTCAATATTTCTATGAGGGATTACTGCCGTTGGACAGGAGTATGATTGATGCAGCCAGTGGGGGTGCACTAGTTGATAAGACTCCTACTGCAGCcaggagcttgatttctaatatggctgCTAACTCACAACAGTTTGGCATTCGTCAAGATCCTGTTCCACCGCCTAAATCAGCTAATGAAGTGAGCACCCCTAATGCTAATCAGCTGGGTCAACAATTGGCTCAATTAACTGCCGTAGTACAACAACTAGCTCTAGGCCAACAGGTGCGGCCATGTGGAATTTGTCAGTTAGTAGGGCATTCAACTGATGCTTGTCCTACCCTTTTTGAAGTGTCAACTGAAGAAGCCAATGCCATTGGAGGATTTCCAGGTCAACCTAGACTGAGGTACAACCCATATTCAAACACTTATAATGAAGGGTGGCGTGATCATCCTAACCTTCGTTATGGTAATCAACAAGCTGCGCAACCAGGGCCCAATATGCCACCAGGGTTTACCTATCAACCGAGACCTCCACAGAATTATGCTCATCGACCACCACCACCTGCTCCTACTCAGAGTCAAGGGTCCTCTATTGAAGATTTGATCAAGGCTCTTGCAAGTAATACTATACAGTTCCAGCAGCAGACCCAGGCTTCATTGAAGAATTTAGAGAACACCATGGGGCAGATTGCAACATCCTTGAGCAGGGGTGAGACGCAGAACACTGGCAAACTCCTTTCTCAGGCTGAAAAGAACCCTAGAGAGAATGCTAGTGCAGTAACCTTGAGAAGTGGCACCTCTTATGACCCACCTAAAGTACCATCACCACCTCCTGTACCAAACACACCACCACCACCCACAAATGACAATGACCCACCTATCACAGCATCTTTACCTAAACCCACCGTGACCTCACATATCACCCCTCCACCATTCCCTAGTAGATTGCGAAAATCCAAGAAAGAGGAAAGTGAAAAGGAAATTCTAGAAACATTCAGAAAGGTTGAGGTGAACATTCCTTTGCTTGATGCAATCAAGCAAGTACCGCGGTATGCAAAGTTTTTAAAGGAGTTGTGTACAAATAAGCGGAAATTGAAGGGTGATGAAAAA AAACGGGGGTGA